The following proteins come from a genomic window of Malus domestica chromosome 02, GDT2T_hap1:
- the LOC103417994 gene encoding uncharacterized protein isoform X1 has product MSGGTPTGAGYMRQRHSQGYASSGDDLEDDACSVMRSPSPQSPKVWSRIEILENALWLASAAFIVYYGDRKSNMIYILCHDERIRRLPLYLGMVGVVLNIIIFFYTSMSAWSVRRFDEKWELESITALPFVTLLGGISFCFFCFALWPIWSFLTLPLLFTLFMAGMVICPYIIIGIFRQQHDVLRTDYASELGEKHY; this is encoded by the exons ATGTCGGGTGGTACGCCAACTGGGGCCGGATATATGAGGCAGAGGCATAGCCAGGGATATGCATCGAGCGGCGATGATCTTGAGGATGATGCATGCTCAGTTATGCGCTCTCCGTCCCCACAAAGTCCGAAAGTTTGGTCGCGGATTGAGATTTTGGAGAATGCCCTTTGGCTTGCCTCAGCAGCATTCATTGTGTACTATGGTGACAGGAAATCCAATATGATATATATCTTATGCCATGATGAGCGAATTAGAAG ATTGCCTTTATACCTTGGGATGGTGGGCGTAGTTTTAAACATTATCATCTTCTTTTATACGAGTATGTCGGCATGGAGCGTAAGGAGATTTGACGAGAAATGGGAATTAGAAAGTATAACTGCTCTGCCGTTTGTGACGCTACTTGGCGGCATCTCATTTTGCTT CTTCTGCTTTGCTttgtggccaatatggagtttcTTGACGCTTCCTCTTTTG TTCACGCTGTTTATGGCAGGCATGGTTATATGTCCATACATTATAATTGGGATATTTAGGCAACAGCATGATGTTCTGCGTACAGATTATGCCTCGGAGTTAGGTGAGAAACATTACTGA
- the LOC103417994 gene encoding uncharacterized protein isoform X2, which yields MSGGTPTGAGYMRQRHSQGYASSGDDLEDDACSVMRSPSPQSPKVWSRIEILENALWLASAAFIVYYGDRKSNMIYILCHDERIRRLPLYLGMVGVVLNIIIFFYTSMSAWSVRRFDEKWELESITALPFVTLLGGISFCFFCFALWPIWSFLTLPLLIMPRS from the exons ATGTCGGGTGGTACGCCAACTGGGGCCGGATATATGAGGCAGAGGCATAGCCAGGGATATGCATCGAGCGGCGATGATCTTGAGGATGATGCATGCTCAGTTATGCGCTCTCCGTCCCCACAAAGTCCGAAAGTTTGGTCGCGGATTGAGATTTTGGAGAATGCCCTTTGGCTTGCCTCAGCAGCATTCATTGTGTACTATGGTGACAGGAAATCCAATATGATATATATCTTATGCCATGATGAGCGAATTAGAAG ATTGCCTTTATACCTTGGGATGGTGGGCGTAGTTTTAAACATTATCATCTTCTTTTATACGAGTATGTCGGCATGGAGCGTAAGGAGATTTGACGAGAAATGGGAATTAGAAAGTATAACTGCTCTGCCGTTTGTGACGCTACTTGGCGGCATCTCATTTTGCTT CTTCTGCTTTGCTttgtggccaatatggagtttcTTGACGCTTCCTCTTTTG ATTATGCCTCGGAGTTAG